In one window of Rhodopseudomonas palustris HaA2 DNA:
- a CDS encoding nucleoside deaminase, producing MTTPSFMDLALAAAQTAGQAGEVPIGCVIVRAGAVIASAGNRTLTDRDPTAHAELLAIREAARKLGSERLVDCDLYVTLEPCTMCAGAISFARIRRLYFGAFDPKGGAVESGVRFFGQPTCHHAPEIYSGVGEREAAALLREFFRARR from the coding sequence ATGACGACACCCTCCTTCATGGATCTGGCGCTGGCCGCCGCGCAAACCGCCGGGCAAGCCGGCGAAGTGCCGATCGGCTGCGTCATCGTCCGCGCCGGCGCGGTGATCGCCAGCGCCGGCAACCGCACCCTGACCGACCGCGACCCCACCGCCCATGCCGAGCTCCTGGCAATCCGCGAAGCCGCGCGAAAACTCGGCAGCGAGCGGCTGGTCGATTGCGATCTCTACGTCACGCTGGAGCCGTGCACGATGTGCGCCGGCGCGATCTCGTTCGCGCGCATCCGCCGGCTGTATTTCGGCGCGTTCGATCCGAAGGGCGGCGCGGTCGAGTCGGGCGTCCGCTTCTTCGGCCAGCCGACCTGCCACCACGCCCCGGAGATCTATTCCGGCGTCGGCGAACGCGAGGCCGCCGCGCTGCTGCGGGAGTTTTTCCGGGCGCGGCGGTGA
- a CDS encoding magnesium transporter CorA family protein yields the protein MLALFSPVDSALKRAASVDFAALPEDTVWIDLERPTPDEDHAVEKLAGIAVPTREDMQEIEISSRLYIENGARYMTASLMCGADTTSPRLSPVTFILAGKRLVTVRYDEPRPFAVIENRLARTPSFAATGETVLLELLDAVIDRCADILERAGADVDDVSREIFEPEGSARTGHQKRYSEILIAIGRKGDLVSKVRESLVSIGRLVAFLTVEGEGLKWPKDSRTQLKTMQRDVISLTDHASYLSNKITFVLDAMLGVVNLEQNNIIKLFSVMAVVLMPPTLIASVYGMNFKFMPELQWAHGYTMALGMMLMAAVLPYMFFKWKKWL from the coding sequence ATGCTTGCGCTTTTTTCCCCCGTCGATTCCGCGCTGAAGCGGGCCGCCTCGGTCGATTTCGCCGCGCTGCCCGAGGACACGGTGTGGATCGACCTCGAGCGGCCGACGCCGGACGAGGACCACGCGGTGGAAAAGCTGGCCGGGATCGCGGTGCCGACGCGCGAGGACATGCAGGAGATCGAGATCTCCAGCCGTCTGTATATCGAGAACGGCGCCCGCTATATGACCGCCAGCTTGATGTGCGGCGCCGACACCACCTCGCCGCGGCTGTCGCCGGTCACCTTCATCCTGGCCGGCAAGCGCCTGGTGACGGTGCGCTATGACGAGCCGCGGCCGTTCGCGGTGATCGAGAACCGGCTCGCCCGCACCCCGTCCTTCGCCGCCACCGGCGAGACCGTGCTGCTCGAACTGCTCGACGCCGTGATCGACCGCTGCGCCGACATTCTGGAGCGCGCCGGCGCCGACGTCGACGACGTCAGCCGCGAGATCTTCGAGCCCGAGGGCTCGGCCCGCACCGGCCACCAGAAGCGCTATTCCGAGATCCTGATCGCGATCGGCCGCAAGGGCGACCTCGTCTCCAAGGTGCGCGAGAGCCTGGTCTCGATCGGCCGCCTGGTCGCCTTCCTCACCGTCGAGGGCGAGGGCCTGAAATGGCCGAAGGACAGCCGCACCCAGCTCAAGACCATGCAGCGCGATGTGATCTCGCTGACCGACCACGCCAGCTACCTGTCGAACAAGATCACCTTCGTGCTCGACGCCATGCTGGGCGTCGTCAATCTCGAGCAGAACAACATCATCAAGCTGTTCTCGGTGATGGCCGTCGTCCTGATGCCGCCGACCCTGATCGCCTCGGTCTACGGCATGAACTTCAAATTCATGCCCGAACTGCAATGGGCCCACGGCTACACCATGGCGCTCGGCATGATGCTGATGGCCGCGGTGCTGCCGTATATGTTCTTCAAGTGGAAGAAGTGGTTGTAG
- a CDS encoding L,D-transpeptidase translates to MASMASRLGLLAVGLLLSGCMQTTYQAAPEATLKPNDKAQLAKARYAKVSVPEQFRRAIVDYHRKETPGTIVVDSDNHYLYLVQDGGKAIRYGVTVGEEALAFSGIARVGNMAEWPKWTPTADIHKRIEGLPASVPGGVDNPLGARALYLYQGNRDTLFRIHGTNQPEYIGASISSGCIRMTNEDVIDLYTRVKNGTIVVVLEPKHGDSPYNSKMAQGSGTATQ, encoded by the coding sequence ATGGCGTCGATGGCATCGAGACTGGGACTGCTGGCGGTAGGTTTGCTGCTGTCGGGCTGCATGCAGACCACCTACCAGGCGGCGCCGGAAGCGACGCTGAAGCCGAACGACAAGGCGCAGCTCGCCAAAGCGCGCTACGCCAAGGTGTCGGTGCCGGAACAGTTCCGCCGCGCCATCGTCGACTATCACCGCAAGGAAACGCCCGGCACCATCGTGGTCGATTCCGACAATCATTATCTCTACCTGGTGCAGGACGGCGGCAAGGCGATCCGCTACGGCGTCACCGTCGGCGAGGAAGCGCTGGCCTTCTCCGGCATCGCCCGGGTCGGCAACATGGCGGAATGGCCGAAGTGGACGCCGACCGCGGACATCCACAAGCGGATCGAAGGCCTGCCGGCCTCGGTGCCCGGCGGCGTCGACAACCCGCTCGGCGCCCGCGCGTTGTATCTCTATCAGGGCAACCGCGACACCCTGTTCCGGATCCACGGCACCAACCAGCCGGAATATATCGGCGCCTCGATTTCCTCGGGCTGCATCCGCATGACCAATGAGGACGTCATCGACCTGTACACCCGGGTCAAGAACGGCACCATCGTGGTGGTGCTGGAGCCCAAGCACGGCGACTCGCCGTACAATTCGAAGATGGCGCAGGGCAGCGGCACCGCGACGCAGTAA
- a CDS encoding fatty-acid--CoA ligase has product MLGLMQDWPLLCHRIIEHAAQVHGNQEVVTRSVEGPIVRTTYAQIHRRALKVSQMLDRAGIKLGDRVATIAWNTARHLECWYGIMGIGAICHTVNPRLFPDQIVWIVNHAQDRVMITDLTFIPILEKIADKMPSVERYIVLTDAEHMPQTTLKNAVAYEEWLKEADGDFAWKSFDENTAAAMCYTSGTTGDPKGVLYSHRSNVLHALMANNGDSLGTRASDTMLPVVPLFHANSWGIAFSAPSMGTKLVMPGAKLDGASVYELLSTEKVTHTAGVPTVWLMLLQYMAKEKLTLPDLRMVVCGGSAMPRSMIKAFVDMGCEARHAWGMTEMSPIGTLAALKPPFDKLEGDERLDRLSTQGYPPFGVQMKITDDAGTDVPWDGKTFGRLKVSGPAVAKAYYRVDTEILDDQGFFDTGDVATVDADAYMRITDRSKDVIKSGGEWISSIDLENLAVGHPKVAEAAVIGVYHPKWDERPLLICQLKPDVTCTRDEILQYMDGKIAKWWMPDDIVFVEAIPHTATGKILKTALRDQFKTYSLPNAAA; this is encoded by the coding sequence ATGCTTGGACTGATGCAAGACTGGCCTTTGCTGTGTCACCGGATCATCGAGCATGCGGCGCAGGTCCATGGCAACCAGGAGGTGGTCACCCGTTCGGTGGAGGGGCCGATCGTCCGCACCACCTATGCGCAGATCCATCGTCGGGCGCTGAAGGTGAGCCAGATGCTGGACCGCGCCGGCATCAAGCTCGGCGACCGCGTCGCGACGATCGCCTGGAACACCGCCCGGCATCTGGAATGCTGGTACGGCATCATGGGAATCGGCGCGATCTGCCATACGGTCAATCCGCGGCTTTTTCCGGACCAGATCGTCTGGATCGTCAATCATGCCCAGGACCGGGTGATGATCACCGATCTCACCTTTATCCCGATCCTCGAAAAGATCGCCGACAAGATGCCGAGCGTGGAGCGCTACATCGTGCTCACCGATGCGGAACACATGCCGCAGACCACGCTGAAGAACGCGGTCGCCTACGAGGAATGGCTGAAGGAGGCCGACGGCGACTTCGCATGGAAGAGCTTCGACGAGAACACCGCGGCGGCGATGTGCTACACCTCGGGCACCACCGGCGATCCCAAGGGCGTGCTGTATTCGCACCGCTCCAACGTGCTGCACGCGCTGATGGCCAACAACGGCGACTCGCTCGGCACCCGCGCGTCCGACACCATGCTGCCGGTGGTGCCGCTGTTCCACGCCAATTCCTGGGGTATCGCGTTCTCGGCGCCGTCGATGGGCACCAAGCTGGTGATGCCCGGCGCCAAGCTCGACGGCGCCTCGGTCTATGAACTGCTGTCGACCGAGAAGGTGACGCACACGGCCGGTGTTCCCACGGTGTGGCTGATGCTGCTGCAATACATGGCCAAGGAAAAGCTGACGCTGCCGGATCTGAGGATGGTGGTGTGCGGCGGCTCGGCGATGCCGCGCTCGATGATCAAGGCGTTCGTCGACATGGGCTGCGAGGCGCGCCACGCCTGGGGCATGACCGAGATGAGCCCGATCGGCACGCTGGCGGCGCTGAAGCCGCCCTTCGACAAGCTCGAAGGCGACGAGCGGCTCGACCGGCTGTCGACCCAGGGCTATCCGCCGTTCGGCGTGCAGATGAAGATCACCGACGATGCCGGCACGGACGTGCCGTGGGACGGCAAGACCTTCGGCCGGCTCAAAGTGTCGGGCCCGGCGGTCGCGAAAGCGTACTACCGCGTCGACACCGAGATCCTCGACGATCAGGGCTTCTTCGACACCGGCGACGTCGCCACCGTCGACGCCGACGCCTATATGCGGATCACCGACCGCTCCAAGGACGTGATCAAGTCCGGCGGCGAGTGGATCTCGTCGATCGACCTGGAGAATCTCGCGGTCGGCCACCCCAAGGTGGCGGAAGCCGCGGTGATCGGCGTGTATCACCCGAAATGGGACGAGCGGCCGCTCTTGATCTGCCAGCTCAAGCCGGACGTCACCTGCACCCGCGACGAGATCCTGCAATACATGGACGGCAAGATCGCCAAATGGTGGATGCCCGACGACATCGTGTTCGTCGAAGCGATCCCGCATACGGCGACCGGCAAGATCCTGAAGACCGCCTTGCGCGATCAGTTCAAGACCTACAGCCTGCCGAACGCGGCGGCGTGA
- a CDS encoding extensin family protein yields MLIALVVLGASSAWAQGEIPLPKPRPAEAPQLQGERAADRPEADAPQAEAAPPPKPEPKPEPKPPSACRLALTDAIAIAPSLADIAGPGSCGGTDLVKLEAVVLPDGSRVPLTPAATLRCPMASALVDWVRSDLAPLAASLATRLAALDNYDSYDCRGRNRVRGAKLSEHGRANAIDLRGFKLADGRMLSLTDRAAPRAVRESVRQSVCDRFATVLGPGSDGYHEEHVHLDLAERRGGYKMCQWEVWEPLPVIAPLLPAERPAEAPPREVAAGEPQDRDPNRSPQQAQPENAPPQQVEPEQGEQAAKPEPPPASSKAKRKPKKSRGERQSELR; encoded by the coding sequence GTGCTGATCGCGCTGGTTGTGCTCGGCGCGTCGTCCGCGTGGGCGCAGGGTGAGATACCGTTGCCGAAGCCGCGCCCGGCCGAGGCGCCGCAACTGCAGGGCGAACGCGCGGCGGACCGGCCCGAGGCCGATGCGCCGCAGGCGGAAGCGGCGCCGCCGCCGAAGCCGGAGCCGAAGCCGGAGCCGAAGCCGCCCTCGGCATGCCGGCTGGCGCTGACCGACGCGATCGCGATCGCGCCGAGCCTTGCCGACATTGCCGGCCCCGGCAGTTGTGGCGGAACCGATCTGGTGAAGCTCGAAGCGGTGGTGTTGCCGGACGGCAGCCGCGTGCCGCTGACGCCGGCGGCGACGTTGCGCTGCCCGATGGCCAGCGCGCTCGTCGACTGGGTTCGCAGCGACCTCGCGCCGCTCGCCGCGTCGTTGGCCACGCGTCTCGCCGCGCTCGACAATTACGACTCCTACGATTGCCGCGGTCGCAACCGGGTGCGCGGGGCCAAGCTGTCGGAGCACGGCCGCGCCAATGCGATCGATCTGCGCGGCTTCAAGCTGGCCGATGGCCGCATGCTGTCGCTGACCGACCGCGCCGCGCCGCGCGCGGTGCGCGAGAGCGTGCGGCAGTCGGTGTGCGACCGCTTCGCCACCGTGCTCGGCCCGGGCTCGGACGGCTATCACGAGGAGCACGTCCACCTCGATCTCGCCGAGCGTCGCGGCGGCTACAAGATGTGTCAATGGGAGGTGTGGGAGCCGCTGCCCGTCATCGCGCCGCTGCTGCCGGCGGAGCGCCCGGCCGAAGCGCCGCCGCGCGAGGTGGCGGCCGGCGAGCCACAGGACCGCGACCCCAACCGCTCGCCGCAGCAGGCTCAGCCTGAGAACGCGCCGCCGCAGCAGGTTGAGCCGGAGCAGGGCGAGCAAGCCGCCAAGCCAGAGCCGCCGCCGGCGAGCAGCAAGGCGAAGAGAAAGCCGAAGAAGTCGCGGGGTGAGCGGCAGTCGGAACTGCGGTAG
- a CDS encoding BrnA antitoxin family protein, translated as MTANKRALGSDLKTIDAHIITAEEYDEIPELTDEDFARADLYRGGKLISRGRPKSDDPKQAVSLRLDAEVLRWFKSTGPGYQARMGEVLKQHMTRKKAEGKIKP; from the coding sequence ATGACTGCGAACAAGCGCGCTTTGGGCAGCGACTTGAAGACAATTGACGCCCACATCATCACCGCCGAGGAATATGACGAGATTCCGGAACTGACGGACGAGGATTTTGCCCGCGCCGATCTGTATCGCGGCGGCAAGCTGATCAGCCGCGGCCGGCCGAAATCCGACGACCCGAAGCAGGCGGTGTCACTGCGGCTCGACGCCGAAGTGCTGCGCTGGTTCAAGAGCACCGGCCCCGGCTATCAGGCGCGAATGGGCGAGGTGTTGAAGCAGCACATGACGAGGAAGAAGGCGGAGGGGAAGATCAAGCCGTAG